A window of the Xenopus laevis strain J_2021 chromosome 9_10L, Xenopus_laevis_v10.1, whole genome shotgun sequence genome harbors these coding sequences:
- the LOC108703883 gene encoding serine protease 33, which translates to MNWLHLVSALLLLNLGYYVCAEDDNEPTCGKSVVGTSRIAGGHEAKKGEFPWQVAVWLPGKVFCGGTLISDSWVLSAAQCLDRENASSAVVILGANKLSGNHKEETAIPAKTLIIHPNYYLSNISGDIALIELERPVQYTNYILPLCLPPPTISFTPGQLCYVTGWGKMRFNSSDPISNVLRGAEVRLITSELCKDYYMMKNDYNITADLITNDTICARDIHGVHRICNGDGGGPLACSAGDSWYVMGIVSIVFRCGEIGHPGVYTSVPYYMDWIRTHVTSSAIRIGPISGVELNQLSLMSFLQSLCWMIIRESWLVLIVSAAIWLGC; encoded by the exons CCTGTGGAAAATCTGTTGTGGGCACCAGTCGCATTGCGGGTGGGCATGAAGCCAAGAAGGGGGAATTTCCTTGGCAAGTAGCTGTGTGGCTTCCTGGTAAAGTCTTCTGTGGTGGGACTCTCATCAGCGATTCCTGGGTCCTGTCTGCAGCTCAGTGCTTAGATAG agAAAATGCCTCCTCTGCCGTTGTCATTCTTGGAGCCAATAAACTATCTGGAAACCACAAAGAGGAAACTGCCATCCCAGCGAAAACACTCATTATACATCCTAATTACTATCTCTCAAACATCAGTGGTGATATTGCCCTGATAGAACTTGAAAGACCTGTGCAGTACACAAACTACATCCTCCCACTGTGTCTTCCCCCACCCACAATATCATTTACACCAGGACAGCTTTGTTATGTGACTGGCTGGGGAAAAATGAGGTTTAACA GCAGTGATCCAATTTCGAACGTCTTGCGTGGGGCAGAAGTGCGCTTGATAACGTCAGAGCTTTGCAAGGATTATTATATGATGAAGAATGATTATAACATAACTGCAGATCTGATTACCAATGATACCATATGTGCAAGGGACATCCATGGTGTTCACAGGATCTGCAAC ggtGATGGAGGTGGGCCCCTTGCATGTTCTGCAGGTGACAGTTGGTACGTGATGGGAATAGTCAGTATTGTCTTTCGCTGTGGAGAAATAGGGCATCCTGGGGTTTACACGTCTGTTCCTTACTATATGGACTGGATACGAACGCATGTTACTAGTTCTGCAATAAGAATAGGACCAATATCTGGAGTGGAACTAAATCAGCTAAGTTTGATGTCGTTTCTCCAGTCGTTATGCTG gATGATTATTAGAGAGTCATGGTTGGTTCTGATTGTGAGTGCTGCTATTTGGCTGGGATGTTGA